DNA from Leptospira langatensis:
TTTATAAAGAAGACGAAGATTGTGAAAAAACCCTACTACTGCTTAAGGCTTCCAGCCAAGCATTAAAAAAGTTCGGAGAAGCATACGTTCAGGAATATATGGAACGCTGCTTCTCTGAGAAGAAATCCACCGCAATCGTCCAGAGCAACGTAAGAAAAGCGATCAAAGCCGCCTTTTCACTCTGACCCTTACCTCTCTTCCTATATTTTCCCTCAAAATCCAGATCCGACCGGGAAGCGTATGCTTCCTGGGTGATTTTCCTTGATCTAAAGCATAAGATTTTCTTTAAAAATTTGTATACCCCATGGGGTATTGTTAGTCTATATACCCAGGAGGGTATATATGACCCAGAAAAAAGCAACAACTTGGTATTTGGAAAGAGTGCTATTTGCGATCGCAGGAACTTTTTCCTTAATCGGTCTCTACGTGGGATATTTCCTGACTCCTTGGGGATTGGCGCTGAACTTGTTGGTTTCCCTCAATCTTCTTCTGTTCGCTACGGTCCGTTTCTGTCCTGCGGCTTACATCTTAAGTAAATTAGGAGTGCCGTATAAATGTGAAGGGAAAGAAGCCAGTGTTTAAAAAGCAAATCCTCCGGTCTTTGATCGGGGGATTATTTCTTCTGCCTATTGGTGTCTATGCGGATTCGGATCAGGACTTCGAATCGGTTTGGAAGAAGGTACTAGAAAACTCTCCGTCCTTAAAGGCAAAGACGATGGAAGTCGAAGCAGCGAAGTCTGCGAGTGAAAGAGCGGGACTTCATTGGTTTCCTAGACTCTACACAGACCTGAGAACATATAACACGAATGATCCTAGTTTGAATTTCATGGGCAAACTGGGACAAAGGGCCGCGACTCAATCTGATTTTTCTACTAAGAGTGTCCGCAACAACCCTGCAAATTATTTGGATTCGAATAATCAACTTTATCAAAATCTGAATCCGAACACTGCAAATGCGTTTGCAAAGGACACATTAAATCATCCGGGAAGCAATACATACTCTAGAGGGACTCTAGGTCTCGACCTTTCCCTATATGAAGGAGGGGCTCAATCTGCTCTAAAACAAGTCCGAGATAAGGAACTAGAAGGAACTCGCTTAGAGAGGGAATATTTTAAGAAGACACTCTATTTACAAACGGCTCTCGCATATCAATCTTCCGCAATATTTGAAGAATCGATAAGAGAACAAGAAAGAATACTAAGTCAACTGGAGATCTATCTTTCTTCTTATAAACTTGATTCTGCTCTCAATCCGCTCGGACATGCTGGTTCTCTAGCCTTAAGATCACTTAAGCTCAGACTTGGGGCAGAGATACGAGAGAATGAGCTATACAAGACGGAGACACTAGAATCACTTCGGATCCTTTCCGGTGGTTCCGTGCAAGAACTGAAAACCGATGCGAATTCTTCCCTTCGCTTTTCAGATCGCTATCTTCCATTTCCTTCGGAGAAGACAGAAGGTAATACGATCCTTTCAAAGGTATACGACTCTTATTCCGAAGCGAGCAAGCAACGGGCAAAGATGGAAGGTGCCAAATTCCTCCCGAAAGTCGGAGTGTATGCGGAAGCATATGGCTACCAGGGAGATCGCAGCATTGCAAATTCCTATAATGCCGGAATTTATCTCCAAATGAATTTGCTGAATCCGACAGATATAGGTTCCAGAAAAGAAGCTATTCTGAAATCGGAAGCTGCGCACGCGAAAGCGGAAGAGATCAAGATAAAGGAAAACTCCAACTTCCTGACCCTGATCAAGAAGGAGAAGTCCTTAATGCTCACAAAACTGGATGCGGAGAAGGCATATCAACTCCAATCGGAGCAACTAAGGCTCTCCCAAAGTTTATTCAAAAAAGGGAATATTCCGATCGTGACCCTCGCAGAGAGTTTCTCTAGAACTGCAGACTCATTAAAGAAGAAGGGCCAGTCCGACCTGGAATACCTGAAAGTCAGAGCGGAATTAATCCTATATTCGGGAGAGATCAGTGAATCCAGAGAATAATGTATCCAAGGGCTTTGCCGGAAAATTAGCAAACCTGTTCGTCGTATCGAAACTTACTCCGATCTTTGCGATCGTAAGTATTTTGGTTGGGATCCTTGCAGTGTATCTTACTCCCAAAGAGGAGGAACCTCAGATCTCCGTCCCTATGGTGGATATTTCCGTTTTCTCTCCCGAGTATTCTGCAAAGGAGATGGAAAGAAAGGTCACTGAGGTGATCGAAAGAGGAGTCTGGGGTCTGGAAGGCGTAGAATATGTATATTCTGCGAGTAGCGATCACCAGGCCATGATCACGGTTCGTTTTAAAGTAGGTGAACCGTTGGAGCCTTCTCTCGTTAAGATCCACCATAAGATGATGGAATTGAGGAATGTCCTTCCGGAAAATGTTTCCTCTCCTTCTATCAATTCGTATACGATTGACGATGTTCCTTTTCTGGCTCTGACTTTCAGTTCTTTAGAGAGAGACGATTATTCCCTTAGAAGTCTAGTCGCTCCTCTTGCGAAAGAATTATCCTCTACCCCCGATCTTTCCAAGGTAGAGATCTTAGGCGGAAGAAAGAAAGCGTTACGTGTTATTGCAAATCCTGCGAGGATGAAAGAATTTGGGATCGACTTCTTACAACTCGCAGAAGGTCTGAAGGCAAACTCTTCTTCTTTTCCGACAGGAAAGAATTGGAGCAAGGAAAAGGAGTACGATATAGAGATCGACTCTTCTCTCAAGACTGTCGCACAACTCAGATCTGTTCCGATCAAACAGAGCTGGGGAAGAACTATTTCAGTAGGTGATGTAGCGGATGTTAAGGAAGGTCCACAGGAGAGATTGCATGAATCCCTTCTATTCCAAAAGGAAGGGAGCACAGAAGGTGAGAATGCGGTAACAGTCGTCTTCTCAAAAAGAAAAGGAACAGATATAGAAAGCCTATCGCAGATCATTCGAGACAGGGCAAACACATACAGAGAAACCCTGCCGAAAGATATAAAATATACGGTGATCCGAGACTACGGAATGACTGCGGGAGCGAAGTCAAAGGAACTGATCGAGCACTTGCTTATTGCGACTATCTCCGTTTCTGCGTTGATCGCATTGTGGATGGGCCTCCGGGCTTCTTTCGTAGTGTTCATTGCGATCCCGGTAACCTTGGCCCTGACCTTATCCGTTTATTATTTTCTTGGCTATACATTGAATCGCGTTACACTGTTCGCTCTCATTTTCTCGATTGGGATCCTAGTGGATGATGCGATCGTAGTTGTGGAGAATATAGAAAGGCATCTGCAACATTCCAAAGGAAAGGAGAAAGTAAAGTCCATTCTCGCTGCAGTTTCCGAAGTAGGAAACCCTACGATACTCGCAACGTTCACTGTAATCGCTGCTATTCTTCCTATGGCGTTCGTAAGAGGTTTGATGGGGCCGTATATGAAACCGATCCCGGTAGGAGCAAGCCTTGCGATGATCTTATCTCTCCTTGTTGCATTTTCCGTCATTCCATGGGTGGGCTTGAAAGTCTTGCATCAAGAGAAAAGATCGGAGAATTCACATAGGGTCTCTAAACTAGATCAAGGCTACCTAAAGATAGCATCCTGGCTTTTAGAATCGAAACGCAATCTAGGAAAGATGATCTTACTCATCTTGTTCCTTTTCATCGCAGCGGCCAGCCTAGTAGCTACCAAAGTCGTTAAAGTAAAAATGCTCCCTTTTGATGATAAGGATGAATTTCAGATCACTTTGGACTTTGATCCTACTACTCCGTTGGATCGTACCGTTTCACAGAGTAAAGAATTGGCGAACCTTCTCATACAAAACGAGGAGATCCAAACGATCCAGATCTTTGCAGGGGAACCTGCACCCTTCTCTTTTTCCGGGATGGTGAAGCATACTTTCTTGAGAAGAGATGATTGGAAATCCGATCTGCATATACTTCTAAGAGACAAAGGAACACGAAAGAAGCAGAGCCATGAGATCATAGAGTCTCTTCGACCCACTTTGAAAGACTTCGACAAAAGGAATGGCGTACTAACAAAGGTTCTCGAGATCCCCCCTGGACCTCCGGTACTTTCTACGCTTGTGATCGAGATCTATGGTCCTTCGCAAGAAGGTAGAAAGCAGGTTGCGAGCGAGATCCTCTCTATTGTGAAAGATCAAAAGGATATAGTGGATGTGGATTCAAGCTTACGAGAACTTCGTCCTAAGATAAACTATCCTTTCGATTTTCAAAAAGGAGGACTCGTTGGGGTTCCTTCTTCTCATCTTGCTAGGAATATGGGGCTGTTCTTTCAGGAAAGCTCACTCTTCCTTCTTTCTAATGATGAAAATCCGGAAGATGTTTCCGTAGACCTTTCCGTTCCGAATGAGATGCGTTCTTCTCGCCAACCTCTTTCCAAATGGAGTGTTTCTTCTAATATTTCCGGTTCGATCTCCCCAAGCGCTTTTGTGGGAAAGGAAAGAATCTCGAATGCAAGAGTCTTGCATCGCAAGAATCTGAAACCTCTGGAATACGTAACGGGAGAATTTTCCGGTGAGGAAGAAGCTCCTGTATACGGAATACTTTCTCTTTCTTCTAAGATCCCTTATCCAACCTCCACTGCTGAGGTGCCTTGGAATACGGATACTCCCAAGCTCAAATGGGATGGAGAATGGTACATCACATACGAGGTCTTTCGTGATCTAGGCGGTGCATTCGCAGTAGTAATGGTCTTGATCTATATTCTGGTGCTTGGTTGGTTCCAGAACTATAGATTGCCAATCATAATCATGGCTCCGATCCCAATCTCTTTGATAGGAATTATTCCGGGCCATTGGATTACCGGAGCCTATTTTACCGCGACCTCTATGATCGGATTTATCGCCGGCGCCGGGATCATCGTGAGAAACTCGATCATTCTCGTGGATTTTATAGAAGCAGAGATCGAGTCAGGAAAACCGTTACGACAAGCGGTTTTAGACGCGGGAGTTGTAAGATTCCGCCCTATGTTCCTGACGGCGGCCGCGGTGATCGTGGGCAGTTCCGTGATGCTATTCGATCCCATCTTCCAAGGACTTGCGGTTTCCTTGATATTCGGAGAGATCGCGGCGACTGTGCTGAGCCGATTCGCAGTTCCTGCGTTTTACTATTGGTTTTCGAGTAGGAGGTAGGGGAAGGGACTCGCCGTTACGCAATCTCGCTTCCTGCTCGATTGGGCTCCACGGCGTCTCGTCTGAGCCTCGGGACATCCTGTCCCTCGGTCGCAAACATTGACGCTCCCTATGGGTCGCTATGTTTGCTTTCTCAGACTCGCTTCGAGTCCCTTGGATCCGGTTTTGTTTTCTAGGATTTTTTTGCCGAAGAAGGGACTCGAACCCCCACGGTGTTACCCGCTGGTACCTGAAACCAGTGCGTCTACCAATTCCGCCACTTCGGCTAGTGGTTGGTGGGATTTTCTCCCTTTGGATAATTTTGGGCCTCAGGACTTTCCGTCAGCTTATTTTTGGAATTCATTGACACGATAATTAAGAGGAAAGTAGGGTCAGGATAAAATGAAAGAAGAGCGCAAGACTTCAGAAACGGACATTAAATTGGCCCTAAATCTTCGTGGCACGGGTAAGTACCAGTTCGATACCCAGATTCCGTTCTTTGAGCATATGCTCTCCCATGTTTCCAAGCATGGTTTGATCGATTTGGATCTCTGGCTGCGAGGCGACATAGAAATCGACTGCCATCATAGTGTCGAAGACACGGCCATTCTTTTGGGCGCTTCGATCCACAAACAATTGGGCGATAAGGCTGGCATTAGAAGATACGGGCACTATACTCTTACCATGGACGAGGTCTTAACCACTGTGGCCGTGGACTTGGGTGGTCGATATTTTTATAAATACACTGGGCCGGAGCTTACCGGGAAGTTCGGGATCTACGACGCGGAACTTTCCCTGGAATTCCTTCAAAAGTTAGCTCTGAACGCTAAAATGAATCTACATGTAGTCGTTCATTACGGCGAAAATAGACATCATATCCACGAATCTATTTTTAAAGCTTTGGGCAAGGCTCTTCGTATGGCGATTGAGATCGATCCTGCCGCGGGCGGAGCAATCCCTTCTACTAAAGGCGTCTTGGAATGATTGCTGTTCTTGATTATGGAATGGGCAATATTCACTCTTGCTTAAAGGCGATCTCTCTATTCACGAACGATTTTTCTTATACAAAAGATCCGGAAACTCTTAAGTCTGCGGATGCGCTTATCCTTCCTGGCGACGGTCATTTTGATAAGGCGATGTTAAATCTGAATGAGTCAGGTCTTCGTCAGTTTGTGGACGATCACGTGAAGAATGGTAAGCCTCTTTTCGGGATTTGTATCGGCTTTCAGATCCTCTTTGAAGATTCGGATGAGACCATTTCAGGAAATCAAAAACAGATCGTTCCCGGTCTGGGTTATATCAAAGGGAAGGTCCGCAAATTCAAGGGTAAGAATTACAAGGTCCCACATATCGGTTGGAATAAGCTGTATAAACGAAATCCTTCTAAAAGCAATTTGTTAAATAATGTGGAAGACGGATCCTTCGCTTACTTTATCCATTCCTATCGCCCAGTCGATGTGGAGTCTAAAGCGGTGAGCGGCGTTTGCGATTATTATGGCGAAAGATTCCCCGCCGTTGTTGAAAAAGATAACATTTATGGTACACAATTCCATCCGGAGAAGTCTCATTCTTTCGGTTTAAAGATCCTGGAGAACTTTATTAAATCTTTATGATATTAATTCCTGCTGTTGATTTGTTGGATAATGCTGCGGTTCGTTTGTTCAAAGGGAACTATGACGAGAAGACCGTCTATTCTACCGAACCTTGGAAATTGGCTGAAGGCTTTGAAAGAAACG
Protein-coding regions in this window:
- a CDS encoding YgaP-like transmembrane domain gives rise to the protein MTQKKATTWYLERVLFAIAGTFSLIGLYVGYFLTPWGLALNLLVSLNLLLFATVRFCPAAYILSKLGVPYKCEGKEASV
- the hisH gene encoding imidazole glycerol phosphate synthase subunit HisH; this translates as MIAVLDYGMGNIHSCLKAISLFTNDFSYTKDPETLKSADALILPGDGHFDKAMLNLNESGLRQFVDDHVKNGKPLFGICIGFQILFEDSDETISGNQKQIVPGLGYIKGKVRKFKGKNYKVPHIGWNKLYKRNPSKSNLLNNVEDGSFAYFIHSYRPVDVESKAVSGVCDYYGERFPAVVEKDNIYGTQFHPEKSHSFGLKILENFIKSL
- the hisB gene encoding imidazoleglycerol-phosphate dehydratase HisB, translated to MKEERKTSETDIKLALNLRGTGKYQFDTQIPFFEHMLSHVSKHGLIDLDLWLRGDIEIDCHHSVEDTAILLGASIHKQLGDKAGIRRYGHYTLTMDEVLTTVAVDLGGRYFYKYTGPELTGKFGIYDAELSLEFLQKLALNAKMNLHVVVHYGENRHHIHESIFKALGKALRMAIEIDPAAGGAIPSTKGVLE
- a CDS encoding efflux RND transporter permease subunit codes for the protein MNPENNVSKGFAGKLANLFVVSKLTPIFAIVSILVGILAVYLTPKEEEPQISVPMVDISVFSPEYSAKEMERKVTEVIERGVWGLEGVEYVYSASSDHQAMITVRFKVGEPLEPSLVKIHHKMMELRNVLPENVSSPSINSYTIDDVPFLALTFSSLERDDYSLRSLVAPLAKELSSTPDLSKVEILGGRKKALRVIANPARMKEFGIDFLQLAEGLKANSSSFPTGKNWSKEKEYDIEIDSSLKTVAQLRSVPIKQSWGRTISVGDVADVKEGPQERLHESLLFQKEGSTEGENAVTVVFSKRKGTDIESLSQIIRDRANTYRETLPKDIKYTVIRDYGMTAGAKSKELIEHLLIATISVSALIALWMGLRASFVVFIAIPVTLALTLSVYYFLGYTLNRVTLFALIFSIGILVDDAIVVVENIERHLQHSKGKEKVKSILAAVSEVGNPTILATFTVIAAILPMAFVRGLMGPYMKPIPVGASLAMILSLLVAFSVIPWVGLKVLHQEKRSENSHRVSKLDQGYLKIASWLLESKRNLGKMILLILFLFIAAASLVATKVVKVKMLPFDDKDEFQITLDFDPTTPLDRTVSQSKELANLLIQNEEIQTIQIFAGEPAPFSFSGMVKHTFLRRDDWKSDLHILLRDKGTRKKQSHEIIESLRPTLKDFDKRNGVLTKVLEIPPGPPVLSTLVIEIYGPSQEGRKQVASEILSIVKDQKDIVDVDSSLRELRPKINYPFDFQKGGLVGVPSSHLARNMGLFFQESSLFLLSNDENPEDVSVDLSVPNEMRSSRQPLSKWSVSSNISGSISPSAFVGKERISNARVLHRKNLKPLEYVTGEFSGEEEAPVYGILSLSSKIPYPTSTAEVPWNTDTPKLKWDGEWYITYEVFRDLGGAFAVVMVLIYILVLGWFQNYRLPIIIMAPIPISLIGIIPGHWITGAYFTATSMIGFIAGAGIIVRNSIILVDFIEAEIESGKPLRQAVLDAGVVRFRPMFLTAAAVIVGSSVMLFDPIFQGLAVSLIFGEIAATVLSRFAVPAFYYWFSSRR
- a CDS encoding TolC family protein; the encoded protein is MFKKQILRSLIGGLFLLPIGVYADSDQDFESVWKKVLENSPSLKAKTMEVEAAKSASERAGLHWFPRLYTDLRTYNTNDPSLNFMGKLGQRAATQSDFSTKSVRNNPANYLDSNNQLYQNLNPNTANAFAKDTLNHPGSNTYSRGTLGLDLSLYEGGAQSALKQVRDKELEGTRLEREYFKKTLYLQTALAYQSSAIFEESIREQERILSQLEIYLSSYKLDSALNPLGHAGSLALRSLKLRLGAEIRENELYKTETLESLRILSGGSVQELKTDANSSLRFSDRYLPFPSEKTEGNTILSKVYDSYSEASKQRAKMEGAKFLPKVGVYAEAYGYQGDRSIANSYNAGIYLQMNLLNPTDIGSRKEAILKSEAAHAKAEEIKIKENSNFLTLIKKEKSLMLTKLDAEKAYQLQSEQLRLSQSLFKKGNIPIVTLAESFSRTADSLKKKGQSDLEYLKVRAELILYSGEISESRE
- a CDS encoding metal-sensitive transcriptional regulator, whose amino-acid sequence is MNADEIRKQLTNRIHRIKGQLDAIEKGLYKEDEDCEKTLLLLKASSQALKKFGEAYVQEYMERCFSEKKSTAIVQSNVRKAIKAAFSL